The Pseudomonas sp. Teo4 genome has a segment encoding these proteins:
- a CDS encoding DNA topoisomerase, whose protein sequence is MGRDLVIIEAPGKLRTFRRLCEGVGLQADICATIGHVLEAPKDMRDLGIALRGEEYVETNRRPIREDSFRYLCDCLARCKGRVLIATDNDQEGHVIAADIVGLMEAAGCRQPAYRLVLNGLTNDAMVRGLAQLSPVDIALSNAGVARRIVDRLIGGGLSDFSTGRTVGRVQTALLSIAEHGLPHSLIGLSMPCSNGGEPFRAVLPVTGVATPAELIAQLDALPAREVAMATPERLSEPGNYGDTLLSLNAAAGLSISQAAELLQELYEAGDISYPRTSSRAFSDATVEVLEALAKVRGIRAFRKAAVPTIQSDGVAHEAIHVLNSELLQRLDLGRPPSLQGSLREAALSIIARQSFESGLVVARERPNLDDLPDFLASLDWSRDARRPMLPWRPASSVTTKGGALGLDAALVQQMMKHGVGRPSTWPSHAARFAERGFVDDAYQLTTKGLRVLEAAPQGLRDVLCTARIEDLLQERGSEVSHMVNHAMQVALEGDAELAAQLISQLDVLQDEQEEELEHRHRPVF, encoded by the coding sequence ATGGGGCGGGATCTGGTGATCATTGAGGCGCCTGGAAAGCTTCGGACTTTCCGGCGCCTGTGTGAGGGTGTCGGCCTGCAGGCCGACATTTGCGCGACCATCGGCCATGTTCTGGAAGCGCCGAAGGACATGCGCGATCTGGGCATCGCTCTGCGGGGTGAGGAATATGTGGAAACCAATCGGCGCCCGATCCGCGAAGATTCATTTCGGTACCTGTGCGATTGCCTGGCACGTTGCAAAGGGCGAGTGCTGATTGCAACGGATAATGATCAAGAAGGACATGTAATCGCAGCTGATATTGTCGGCCTCATGGAGGCTGCTGGCTGCAGGCAGCCTGCGTATCGTCTGGTGCTCAACGGTCTCACCAATGATGCGATGGTAAGGGGATTGGCTCAGCTGTCTCCGGTTGATATCGCGTTGTCCAATGCCGGAGTTGCGCGGCGGATTGTCGATCGACTCATTGGTGGGGGGTTATCTGATTTTTCCACGGGCCGGACCGTTGGCCGAGTTCAGACCGCCCTCCTCTCGATCGCCGAGCATGGACTGCCTCACAGCCTGATAGGGCTGTCGATGCCGTGCTCGAACGGTGGTGAGCCATTTCGAGCGGTTCTTCCTGTTACTGGCGTAGCTACCCCGGCCGAACTTATCGCGCAACTCGATGCGTTGCCGGCGCGTGAGGTCGCGATGGCTACACCTGAGCGACTGAGCGAGCCAGGCAATTATGGCGATACGCTGCTGTCACTCAATGCCGCAGCAGGGCTGAGCATCTCCCAGGCGGCGGAGCTGCTGCAGGAGCTCTACGAGGCTGGTGACATTTCCTATCCCCGCACATCGTCGCGTGCTTTCAGTGATGCGACGGTTGAGGTGCTGGAAGCGCTCGCCAAGGTACGGGGGATCCGGGCGTTCCGTAAAGCTGCAGTTCCGACCATCCAGTCGGATGGGGTCGCTCATGAGGCGATCCACGTGCTGAACAGCGAGCTGTTGCAGCGACTCGATCTGGGGCGTCCTCCTTCTCTGCAGGGCAGTCTGCGAGAGGCGGCGCTATCCATTATTGCGAGACAGTCATTCGAGTCTGGGCTGGTGGTTGCCCGCGAGCGTCCGAATCTGGACGACCTGCCTGATTTCCTCGCAAGCCTGGATTGGAGTCGGGATGCGCGGCGGCCGATGCTCCCTTGGCGGCCTGCCTCTTCGGTCACAACGAAGGGCGGTGCACTTGGGCTCGATGCCGCCCTGGTGCAACAAATGATGAAGCACGGAGTTGGTCGTCCCAGCACATGGCCGTCTCATGCTGCTCGCTTCGCCGAGCGCGGCTTCGTCGACGACGCCTATCAGCTGACGACGAAGGGGCTACGAGTACTTGAAGCTGCTCCGCAGGGGCTTCGAGATGTTCTCTGTACTGCCAGGATCGAGGACTTGCTGCAGGAGCGTGGCAGCGAAGTTTCACACATGGTCAACCATGCCATGCAGGTTGCCCTGGAGGGCGATGCCGAGCTGGCTGCTCAGCTGATCAGCCAGCTCGATGTTTTGCAGGACGAACAGGAAGAAGAACTTGAACACCGTCATCGCCCTGTTTTCTAG